Proteins encoded by one window of Lathyrus oleraceus cultivar Zhongwan6 chromosome 1, CAAS_Psat_ZW6_1.0, whole genome shotgun sequence:
- the LOC127102673 gene encoding uncharacterized protein LOC127102673, which produces MENLEQENRELKDEIARITSLMEFVNAAQNQPSSPPATSPPQRTVISEIASTSMHVVASQYAPAMPGYAPTFASMPTSSPVLCVPPPIVHTLPRVKEIVYHSEPSEGPDVYEKMDEIKDQFLELRKELKTLRGKYLFGKSVVELCLVPDIKIPVKFKVPDFEKYKGNTCPLSHLVMYARKMSTQTDNDQLLIHYFKDSLTGVALRWYMGLDNANVRNFNDLGEAFVKQYKYNVDMAPDQDQ; this is translated from the exons ATGGAGaatctagagcaagagaacagagagcttAAGGATGAGATTGCTAGAATCAcatctttgatggagtttgtgaatgctgctcagaatcaaccatcttCGCCTCCTGCAACTtctcctcctcagaggactgttatttcagagatTGCTTCAACGTCTATGCATGTGGTAGCTAGCCAGTATGCGCCTGCCATGCCTG GGTatgctccaacctttgcttctatgccgacatctagcccggtcttGTGTGTACCTCCTCCTATTGTGCATACTCTACCTCGTGTCAAGGAAATCGTCTATCATTCTGAGCCTTCTGAAGGCCccgatgtttatgagaagatggacgagataAAAGATCAATTTCTAGAGCTacgaaaggaattgaagaccttAAGAGGGAAATATTTGTTCggtaaaagtgttgttgagttaTGCTTAGTGCCTGATATTAAGATCCCagtgaagttcaaggtcccagactttgaaaagtataaggggaatacctgCCCTTTGAGTCATCTTGTTATGTATGCTcgaaagatgtctactcagaccgacaatgatcaactacTCATTCATTACTTCAAAGACAGTCTAACTGGTGttgcactcagatggtatatgggattggatAATGCCAATGTTCGTAATTTTAATGACTTGGGTGAGGCCTTTGTTaaacaatacaagtataatgttgatatggctccgGATCAGGATCAATAG